A region from the Fusobacterium varium genome encodes:
- a CDS encoding autotransporter yields MKRKEIEKSLKRFLKKKISYSFSLLISFLITGEIAIGTEANYENIKKEKKELLTKIKIEKEEIKEKIRENEKIIKEYNYDFIELIRKGNFYSKPTFSSNQIFFSNEFLHNGKSKNRTKKEFAETIQAVNEYFGMQNSKLNKRNKNELNIAMDKILSGNGVVIDDSQYKETIFLGPNIKPIEVGFPNISPEISVNVSLPNINLGSFPTTISPTLITMPTITVVTPTMPITPSGVNVVVSTPSHVEKIEISTPVVQTPTTPSDKNIIINSPTVPAGFEPTTIVTPTAPNIPVIVPPIMPSFASNVVSGGNGTANHIDTSTWSNGVIEMVAITGGNFNLVRNTANTWTYNYSGYNGANVWAIGNATSDLHPAVAVNGTWSNLSRSSTVSNNSQLGFQKLVGSATQSTMLSNATFLYTRGMESSTANLGEFVHMDIHGSADPAGQRAGLVIGTAGLSNQNAILAAYDDAGDNINWTYEIAKNTTAASSRYTWINSGKIVIEGGNTSLTNHYDHSSAGRKAIAMNTGEVIFQPYYDGTNYFQKYTSAFVMSLSGTGVHHIMYNGETGKIKTYTGTASIFLSGSSGSNRPLSIVNRGILEMYGQNSAGIYLKTGSDNDLYFASQDFVFNTASNTITAGSYKPLKLFGDSSIGLYGVATAGSTIGNFAVDIGEVGKGNQNFTTSTASGSTNGTNLVDYNINSSGANSNIEGTFGVIANAAMNLTSHQIRIYDKTEKNVGVYPNADIALNIGGGEITLNGGNSNTGILINGKGSVTSTGNISLINGIGNMAVYVKGASSGLAEAVTVNKITAANTEDSVVVYGESGAKITANELNVVSKVGANPTTVNGKDTGAAFASGANTIITFNRATTPATANIDITGSKLDDADRYVGFGVMATGGGVVNAKNNYIKVINGSTAAASIGTNSNIDLSGGTVEFDGSGYAVYSDGVGKINLSNSKMILRGKATAFDIDMLAGTPPVTLDANSRIHVESNDVIVFSLKNVTGLSTSGLETNVIGTIGAALGGINLSNLINASLGIDKYKIAAVDGGTINIGNLDKTGVGTIGETQAQQDGNFYYNRFLGQRLVATATGSTISAVLNNTQAAKFNNQVVGLEMNSSKLATSNAEAGINLVNSTIIADRDGSGSGAIGAFINYGVVTVDGTSSIKVEKESNAANAQAVGIYAVNGSKVSNDGNIEVGGNQSIGILGMAYREDSSSTPIVNEFGLSAVGQGKASIINSNKIILDGTGAVGIYAYNNNALGTKVDVTVTNTAAGEIKVGHSSGANAAIGIYGDKATISNLGKISVGDGGVAIYAKNGTEITNLGTLDLGADAIGVMLDGTSDLTATTVTLTSNNTGTLGKTGIFYKGTGAETKTVVTSVDASDFDKGIAIYTEDINITSSNNILNIGKDGVGIFVKGNINNTGTNEGTINLASLKTDAVGMYTKTSNILNNTTGVINVNDITQVGMYAEGINAKAINKGTINLNTDGATGIYIKSGAATELDTGNNIVFNGKSSIGVFAENSSVDFKDSLTLSSTNENKNIFAYGKGAVVDIAPGKTVTVDGVVMAVTPGNKTVGIYLENAGAASTFNGTTGQLAVINEAVGIYSKENNTLNVNVTADGEKTTGIFIDGASTISGTVAATGSTTAGAVGVYGNGGVVTIGTGGLILNTNVGKGTGMYLTDGASAAGGTITVNNTVTGTKNIGVYYSKGTVAGTVTNNSAISLIGSESIGIYAADGITLVNNTNITSAAGQSDSIASYVGENSQLTSTGIITMNDNNSIGMYIEEGKGINSGTIAMNGTASSTTKSVVGMVAEAKMGKTATAENAAGGTILAGTNLGMYIGGSGTSSGTNAGTITTTTGTGVYVDGSGNTFNGTGGIIASDAVGIYLKDTIANTVANTGILNITSGGVGIFGKNANIDFTVNVAGTGAVGVAAETNSIISGNVTTGMGSTGVFLLDDTVTFNGAVIETGISVPESAPGLNDAKTSVGILFHTGITGTYNMSNVSVNAKNGVGIYLDGTGMTLNHNGNVTTEDGIGIYVPTGTTLATGTSTMNINGGTGVYVDGGLANLGTTGNLTFNFGTGGGIGVFNDGGTLNLGNNITVTGSGSLAATSNGSLNSAGNLNIGTAAVGLLGKYDSNLISSQTLSNNGNITVISGGIGIAATLGNSIPTHLVTINNIGTINVSGISNISAPSIGIYTETADIVNTGNINVGNSGIGIYSNHNGVMTSVQNNNMTMTGTGGIGVYIKGATNGLTVNNITSTDSNNTGVVLEGVISNINIGTVALRNESVGVMATSGTGSTINGTITVGDSSTSKSAIGVVANTASNVTLAGTTTVTAGTGGIGVYAEGAGTIVTVANTANITVGTDGIYMYSKDATLNFSGNITANNQIGIVADGGTINAMGASTITVQNGGIGAYVKNSSPIFNGTTINIQAGNISKYTTGIYYQNVSTLGTLPVINQTGDYSIGMILDNSSIITNSLISIGNNNTNQVAKMIKNSSNFTSNNIIQVNGDKNIGIYGSESLLNIGTVQVGASSYSANKENSSIGVYLKDGKYLGNNSIIVGNNSIGIFGEDITTGNYIRYSGNSLVVGNNALGIYAAGTGQGSKDLTVTTTNGITIANDGAIGIFAKNIDSSINSNISVGTGTSVGIASEGNGNLHYNGTLSIANKGNSTGSIGIYKVNGSGTVTTNGVFNIGEGGYGIYLKQSDPDSSVILNNNSNIILGEAAVGIYSSGNNIVNNNANITVGTTYLGPNGDHDQVNSHFNSIGIYLANNSKGENTGTINIINDHSLGVFGIGKGTTFTNKGTINIDNGAMGILVREGAIAINEVGSHINIGNLKPICLTPSIGMAAYNGGEIYNKGTITVNEGIGMTVNEGSVLSNTGTIYVNNGIGIQGNGIIYNNGQIIVTGSGSDITLGGPPANIGSIIIDSNGNITINGNYVAVGGTLTTTGSIIVNGAYVDVTTGIPMFNSANVNGEVNILPNFAMTGNGISYEIKGFLSTAAGTIDESKLTPIISPLFVAKVSNNGDLIIVKRPYADLTIGSQFDAMDKGLDNILANSGGEGKDAEILKGLNTYLAGLSKEEFKEEASKKIAEFRGDIYATIQGRMQDINKAFSNSFYELESSYNLTKDSSKYSVIYTDGNYKDPTVGIDDYDYKIMGILYMKEKEGTEYGSKYGYTLGFAGSKFKFDDGGSKEDVYSLRAGTHRIKNLNDEYKISWLSRVELGYNRHIAKRKLNLHETFENKGEYNTYSVAFDNRITKVIYTDLSKQLDVYADLDLEYGKIDGFKESSGSKGGLELQIKSNDYLSAQIGAGVKASQRIYTVNDISVKVTADVKYAYEFGDNYDGNKAKLKNGGEGYYSLITPEEKEGKLTGKVGLTLEKANHMGMTFEIEAMDESNKQDSSIKYGVRFNYKF; encoded by the coding sequence ATGAAAAGAAAAGAAATAGAAAAATCTTTGAAAAGATTCTTAAAGAAAAAAATATCTTACTCTTTTTCATTGTTAATATCTTTTTTAATAACAGGAGAAATAGCAATTGGAACGGAAGCAAACTACGAAAATATAAAAAAAGAGAAAAAAGAACTTTTAACAAAAATCAAAATAGAAAAAGAAGAAATAAAAGAAAAAATAAGAGAAAATGAAAAAATAATAAAGGAATATAACTATGACTTTATAGAATTAATAAGAAAAGGAAATTTTTATTCTAAACCTACTTTTTCAAGCAATCAAATATTTTTTTCAAATGAATTTCTACATAATGGAAAGTCAAAAAATAGAACTAAAAAAGAATTTGCAGAAACAATTCAAGCAGTAAATGAATATTTTGGAATGCAAAATTCAAAACTTAATAAAAGAAATAAAAATGAATTGAATATAGCTATGGATAAAATCTTGTCTGGTAATGGAGTAGTAATAGATGATTCACAATATAAAGAAACAATATTTCTTGGACCTAATATTAAACCTATTGAAGTAGGTTTTCCAAATATAAGTCCTGAAATTTCAGTAAATGTGTCATTACCTAATATAAATTTAGGAAGTTTTCCTACAACAATATCACCAACTTTAATTACTATGCCAACAATAACTGTAGTTACTCCTACAATGCCTATAACACCATCAGGAGTAAATGTAGTTGTATCAACTCCATCTCATGTTGAAAAAATAGAAATAAGTACTCCAGTAGTACAAACTCCTACAACACCAAGTGATAAAAATATAATTATAAATAGTCCTACAGTTCCAGCTGGATTTGAACCAACTACAATAGTAACACCTACAGCACCAAATATTCCAGTTATTGTCCCCCCAATTATGCCATCATTTGCTTCAAATGTTGTTTCAGGAGGAAATGGAACAGCTAACCATATTGATACTAGTACTTGGAGCAATGGTGTTATAGAAATGGTTGCAATAACAGGAGGAAATTTTAATCTAGTAAGAAATACTGCTAATACATGGACATATAATTATAGTGGGTACAATGGAGCCAATGTATGGGCCATAGGAAATGCTACCAGCGATCTCCATCCAGCTGTTGCAGTTAATGGAACATGGTCTAATTTAAGCAGAAGTTCAACAGTTTCTAATAACTCACAGTTAGGATTTCAAAAATTAGTAGGAAGTGCAACCCAATCAACAATGTTAAGTAATGCTACATTTCTTTATACAAGAGGAATGGAAAGCTCTACAGCTAATTTAGGAGAATTTGTACATATGGATATTCATGGTTCTGCTGATCCAGCAGGACAAAGGGCTGGATTGGTAATAGGAACTGCAGGACTTTCTAACCAGAATGCTATTCTAGCTGCCTATGATGATGCAGGAGATAATATCAACTGGACTTATGAAATAGCCAAAAATACAACAGCAGCTTCCTCTAGATATACTTGGATAAATAGTGGAAAAATAGTCATTGAAGGTGGAAATACTTCTTTAACTAATCATTATGATCATAGTTCTGCTGGACGAAAAGCTATAGCTATGAATACAGGTGAAGTTATTTTTCAACCATATTATGATGGAACTAATTATTTTCAAAAATATACATCTGCTTTTGTAATGTCTCTTAGCGGAACTGGAGTTCATCATATAATGTATAATGGAGAAACAGGAAAAATAAAGACATATACTGGAACTGCTTCTATTTTCTTATCAGGATCAAGTGGTTCTAATAGACCATTAAGTATTGTAAATAGGGGAATTTTAGAAATGTATGGACAAAACTCTGCAGGAATTTATTTAAAGACAGGTTCTGATAATGATCTTTATTTTGCTAGTCAAGATTTTGTATTTAATACAGCCAGCAATACTATAACAGCAGGAAGTTACAAGCCATTGAAATTATTTGGAGACAGTAGTATAGGGTTATATGGAGTAGCAACAGCAGGGTCTACAATTGGGAATTTTGCAGTTGATATTGGTGAAGTAGGTAAAGGAAATCAAAATTTTACAACTTCAACAGCTTCAGGAAGTACTAATGGAACAAATTTAGTAGATTATAATATTAACTCGAGTGGAGCAAATAGTAATATAGAAGGTACTTTTGGAGTAATTGCCAATGCGGCTATGAATCTTACAAGCCATCAGATAAGAATATATGACAAGACCGAAAAAAATGTTGGAGTATATCCTAATGCTGACATTGCACTTAATATAGGTGGAGGAGAAATTACTCTAAATGGTGGAAACAGTAATACTGGTATTTTGATTAATGGAAAGGGAAGTGTAACTTCTACAGGAAATATTTCATTGATTAATGGAATAGGGAATATGGCAGTTTATGTAAAAGGGGCTTCTTCTGGATTGGCAGAAGCTGTAACTGTAAATAAAATAACAGCTGCAAATACTGAAGATTCAGTAGTTGTTTATGGAGAAAGTGGAGCTAAAATTACAGCAAATGAATTAAATGTAGTTTCAAAGGTAGGAGCAAATCCAACAACTGTAAACGGAAAAGATACAGGAGCTGCTTTTGCTTCAGGCGCTAATACTATTATCACTTTTAACAGAGCAACAACTCCTGCAACTGCTAATATAGACATAACTGGATCAAAATTAGATGATGCAGATAGATATGTTGGATTTGGTGTTATGGCAACAGGTGGTGGAGTTGTCAATGCTAAAAATAACTATATAAAAGTAATTAATGGATCAACAGCAGCAGCATCTATAGGAACAAACTCTAATATAGACTTATCAGGAGGAACTGTAGAATTTGATGGTTCAGGATATGCTGTTTATTCAGATGGAGTAGGAAAAATAAATTTAAGTAATTCTAAAATGATTCTTAGAGGAAAAGCAACTGCATTTGATATAGATATGCTGGCAGGAACACCACCTGTAACATTAGATGCAAACTCAAGAATCCATGTAGAATCTAATGATGTTATTGTTTTTAGCTTAAAAAATGTAACAGGACTTAGTACAAGTGGATTGGAAACTAATGTAATTGGAACTATAGGAGCAGCTCTAGGAGGAATAAATCTTTCAAACCTTATAAATGCAAGTTTAGGTATTGATAAATATAAAATAGCTGCAGTTGATGGTGGAACAATTAATATTGGAAATCTGGATAAAACTGGAGTAGGTACAATAGGAGAGACTCAGGCTCAACAAGATGGAAACTTCTACTACAACAGATTCTTAGGACAAAGACTTGTGGCAACTGCAACAGGAAGTACAATTTCTGCAGTTCTTAATAATACCCAGGCTGCTAAATTTAACAATCAAGTAGTTGGATTAGAGATGAACTCAAGTAAATTGGCTACTTCTAATGCAGAAGCAGGAATAAATTTGGTTAATTCAACTATTATAGCTGATAGAGATGGCAGTGGTTCAGGAGCAATAGGAGCTTTTATAAACTATGGAGTTGTAACAGTAGATGGAACAAGTTCAATAAAAGTTGAAAAAGAAAGCAATGCTGCAAATGCACAGGCAGTAGGTATTTACGCAGTAAATGGAAGTAAAGTATCTAATGATGGAAATATTGAAGTAGGTGGGAATCAGTCTATAGGTATTCTAGGAATGGCATATAGAGAAGATTCTTCTAGTACTCCGATAGTTAATGAATTCGGTTTATCAGCAGTAGGTCAGGGAAAAGCCAGTATTATTAATAGCAATAAAATAATTCTTGATGGTACAGGAGCTGTAGGTATTTATGCATATAACAACAATGCTTTAGGAACAAAAGTTGATGTTACTGTAACAAATACAGCAGCTGGAGAAATAAAAGTTGGACATTCCAGTGGAGCTAATGCTGCTATTGGTATTTATGGGGATAAAGCGACTATTTCAAATCTTGGAAAAATATCTGTAGGTGATGGCGGAGTTGCTATCTATGCTAAAAATGGAACTGAGATTACAAATCTTGGAACTCTTGACCTTGGAGCAGATGCTATTGGAGTTATGCTTGATGGAACTTCAGATCTTACTGCTACTACTGTTACTCTTACATCAAATAATACTGGAACTCTTGGGAAAACTGGTATTTTTTATAAAGGTACAGGAGCAGAAACTAAAACTGTAGTAACATCTGTAGATGCTTCAGATTTTGATAAAGGAATTGCTATATATACTGAAGATATAAATATTACTTCTTCAAATAATATTTTAAATATAGGCAAAGATGGAGTAGGAATTTTTGTAAAAGGTAATATCAATAACACTGGAACAAATGAAGGAACAATTAATCTTGCATCATTAAAAACAGATGCTGTTGGAATGTATACAAAAACTTCTAACATATTAAATAATACAACTGGAGTTATCAATGTAAATGATATAACTCAAGTTGGAATGTATGCAGAAGGAATTAATGCTAAAGCAATAAATAAAGGTACAATTAATTTGAATACAGATGGAGCTACAGGAATATATATTAAATCTGGTGCTGCAACTGAACTTGATACTGGTAATAATATAGTATTCAATGGTAAATCAAGTATAGGAGTTTTCGCTGAAAATTCATCTGTAGATTTCAAAGATAGTCTTACTCTTTCAAGTACAAATGAAAATAAGAATATATTTGCATATGGTAAAGGTGCTGTTGTAGACATAGCTCCTGGTAAAACTGTAACTGTAGATGGAGTAGTAATGGCAGTAACTCCTGGAAATAAAACAGTAGGAATCTATCTTGAAAATGCTGGTGCTGCAAGTACATTTAATGGGACTACAGGACAGCTTGCTGTTATAAATGAAGCTGTAGGAATTTACTCTAAAGAAAATAATACTTTAAATGTGAATGTTACAGCTGATGGAGAAAAAACAACTGGTATATTTATTGATGGAGCATCGACTATATCAGGAACCGTAGCTGCTACAGGATCTACAACTGCAGGAGCAGTAGGAGTATATGGCAATGGAGGAGTTGTAACTATAGGTACAGGGGGACTTATTCTTAATACAAATGTTGGAAAAGGAACAGGAATGTATTTGACAGATGGCGCCTCTGCAGCTGGTGGAACAATAACTGTAAATAACACAGTAACTGGAACTAAAAATATAGGAGTGTATTATAGTAAAGGAACTGTAGCAGGAACTGTAACAAATAACTCAGCTATTTCTCTTATTGGAAGTGAAAGTATAGGAATATATGCAGCTGATGGAATAACTTTAGTAAATAATACTAATATAACATCAGCAGCTGGACAAAGTGACAGCATAGCTTCATATGTTGGAGAAAATTCTCAGTTAACTTCAACAGGAATTATCACAATGAATGATAATAACAGTATAGGAATGTATATAGAAGAAGGTAAAGGAATCAACTCAGGAACTATTGCAATGAATGGAACAGCAAGTTCAACAACTAAATCAGTTGTAGGTATGGTTGCTGAAGCTAAAATGGGAAAAACAGCTACTGCAGAAAATGCAGCTGGTGGAACAATATTAGCAGGTACTAATCTTGGAATGTATATAGGAGGATCAGGGACAAGCTCAGGTACAAATGCTGGAACAATAACAACTACTACAGGAACAGGAGTATATGTAGATGGTTCAGGAAATACTTTTAATGGAACTGGAGGAATTATTGCATCAGATGCAGTTGGAATTTATCTAAAAGATACAATAGCTAACACAGTAGCTAATACAGGTATTTTGAATATAACTTCAGGAGGAGTTGGAATATTTGGTAAAAATGCAAATATTGACTTTACTGTAAATGTTGCTGGAACTGGAGCAGTTGGAGTTGCAGCTGAAACTAATTCTATAATATCAGGAAATGTAACAACAGGAATGGGTTCTACTGGAGTATTTCTTCTTGATGATACAGTAACATTCAATGGAGCAGTTATAGAAACAGGAATAAGTGTACCAGAATCAGCCCCAGGATTAAATGATGCTAAAACATCAGTAGGAATACTGTTTCATACTGGAATAACTGGTACATACAATATGAGCAACGTGAGTGTAAATGCCAAAAATGGAGTAGGTATATATCTTGATGGAACTGGAATGACTCTTAACCATAATGGAAATGTAACTACTGAAGATGGAATTGGAATCTATGTTCCTACTGGAACTACTTTAGCTACAGGAACATCAACTATGAATATTAATGGTGGAACTGGAGTATATGTAGATGGTGGACTTGCTAATCTTGGAACAACAGGAAATCTTACATTTAATTTTGGAACTGGTGGAGGAATAGGAGTTTTTAATGATGGTGGAACTCTTAATCTTGGAAACAATATAACTGTTACTGGTTCAGGATCACTAGCAGCTACTTCAAATGGAAGCCTTAATTCAGCAGGAAATCTTAATATTGGAACTGCTGCAGTAGGACTTTTAGGAAAATATGATAGTAATTTAATTTCTTCACAAACACTTTCTAATAATGGAAATATAACAGTAATCTCAGGTGGAATTGGAATTGCAGCTACATTAGGAAATTCAATTCCAACTCACCTAGTCACAATAAATAACATAGGAACTATAAATGTTTCAGGAATATCAAATATAAGTGCTCCTTCTATTGGAATATATACAGAAACAGCTGATATAGTAAATACAGGAAATATTAATGTTGGAAACAGTGGGATTGGAATATACTCTAATCACAATGGGGTTATGACATCAGTGCAGAATAATAATATGACTATGACAGGAACAGGTGGTATAGGAGTATATATTAAAGGAGCAACAAATGGACTTACTGTAAATAATATAACTTCAACAGATTCAAACAATACAGGAGTAGTTCTTGAAGGAGTAATATCAAATATAAATATAGGAACTGTTGCTTTAAGAAATGAAAGTGTAGGAGTAATGGCAACATCAGGAACAGGTTCTACAATAAATGGAACTATTACAGTTGGAGATTCAAGTACATCTAAAAGTGCAATAGGAGTAGTAGCAAATACTGCCTCTAATGTAACTTTAGCTGGAACAACAACAGTTACAGCTGGAACAGGTGGTATAGGAGTATATGCTGAAGGAGCTGGAACAATAGTTACAGTTGCGAATACAGCTAATATTACAGTTGGTACAGATGGAATATATATGTATTCTAAAGATGCTACATTGAATTTTAGTGGAAATATCACAGCTAATAATCAAATAGGAATAGTAGCAGATGGTGGAACTATTAATGCTATGGGAGCATCAACTATAACAGTTCAAAATGGTGGTATAGGAGCATATGTAAAAAATAGTTCTCCAATATTTAATGGAACAACAATAAATATTCAGGCAGGAAACATTTCTAAATATACAACTGGAATTTATTATCAAAATGTTTCAACTTTAGGAACTTTACCAGTTATTAATCAAACAGGGGATTATAGTATTGGAATGATTTTAGATAATTCTTCTATTATAACAAATTCATTAATTTCTATTGGGAATAATAACACTAATCAAGTAGCAAAAATGATAAAAAATAGCTCTAATTTTACAAGTAATAATATTATACAAGTAAATGGAGATAAAAACATAGGAATATATGGAAGTGAAAGTTTATTGAATATAGGAACAGTTCAAGTAGGAGCTTCTTCATATAGTGCAAACAAAGAAAATTCTTCTATTGGAGTTTATCTAAAAGATGGAAAATATTTAGGAAATAACAGCATTATAGTTGGAAATAATAGTATAGGAATATTTGGAGAGGATATTACAACAGGAAATTATATCAGATATAGTGGTAATTCTCTAGTAGTTGGAAATAATGCCTTAGGTATCTATGCAGCAGGAACAGGCCAAGGTTCAAAAGACTTAACTGTTACAACTACTAATGGAATAACAATTGCTAATGATGGAGCAATAGGAATATTTGCTAAAAATATAGATTCATCTATCAATAGTAATATATCTGTAGGAACAGGAACAAGTGTAGGAATAGCAAGTGAAGGAAATGGAAATTTACATTATAATGGGACATTAAGTATTGCTAACAAAGGAAATTCTACAGGTTCAATAGGAATATACAAAGTTAATGGTAGTGGAACAGTAACTACAAATGGAGTATTCAATATTGGAGAAGGAGGTTATGGGATATATTTAAAACAGTCTGACCCTGATTCTTCTGTTATATTAAATAATAATTCTAATATAATTTTAGGAGAAGCTGCAGTAGGTATATACTCTTCTGGGAATAATATTGTAAACAATAATGCTAATATAACTGTAGGGACTACTTATTTAGGGCCAAATGGAGACCATGACCAGGTAAATAGTCATTTCAATTCTATAGGAATTTATCTAGCAAATAATAGTAAGGGAGAAAATACAGGAACAATAAACATTATAAATGATCATTCCTTAGGAGTTTTTGGAATAGGAAAAGGAACAACATTTACAAATAAAGGAACAATTAATATTGACAATGGTGCGATGGGAATTTTAGTAAGAGAAGGAGCTATAGCAATAAATGAAGTAGGAAGCCATATCAATATAGGAAACTTAAAACCTATCTGTTTAACTCCATCAATAGGAATGGCAGCATACAATGGAGGTGAAATATATAATAAAGGAACAATAACTGTTAATGAAGGAATAGGAATGACTGTTAATGAAGGATCAGTTCTTTCAAATACAGGTACTATTTATGTAAATAATGGAATAGGAATACAAGGAAATGGTATTATTTATAATAATGGTCAAATAATTGTAACAGGAAGTGGAAGTGATATTACACTGGGAGGTCCTCCTGCTAATATAGGAAGTATAATTATAGATTCCAATGGAAATATTACTATAAATGGAAATTATGTTGCAGTTGGAGGAACATTAACAACAACAGGATCAATTATTGTTAATGGAGCTTATGTAGATGTGACAACTGGAATTCCTATGTTTAATTCCGCTAATGTAAATGGTGAGGTTAATATATTGCCTAATTTTGCTATGACAGGAAATGGAATTTCATATGAAATAAAAGGATTTTTAAGTACAGCAGCGGGAACAATAGATGAGAGTAAATTAACTCCAATAATTTCTCCATTATTTGTGGCTAAAGTATCTAATAATGGAGATTTAATAATAGTAAAAAGACCATATGCTGATTTAACAATAGGTTCTCAATTTGATGCAATGGATAAAGGTCTTGATAATATTCTTGCAAACAGTGGTGGAGAAGGAAAAGATGCTGAAATTTTAAAAGGATTAAATACTTATCTTGCAGGGTTATCAAAAGAAGAATTTAAAGAAGAAGCATCAAAAAAAATTGCTGAATTTAGAGGGGATATTTATGCAACTATTCAAGGAAGAATGCAAGATATCAATAAAGCTTTTAGTAATTCTTTTTATGAACTTGAATCTTCATATAATTTAACTAAGGACAGTAGTAAATATAGTGTTATCTATACTGATGGAAACTACAAAGATCCTACTGTGGGAATAGACGATTATGATTATAAGATAATGGGTATTCTTTATATGAAAGAAAAAGAAGGAACAGAGTATGGAAGTAAATATGGATACACATTAGGATTTGCTGGATCAAAGTTTAAATTTGATGATGGTGGTTCAAAAGAAGACGTATATTCTTTAAGAGCAGGAACACATAGAATTAAAAATTTAAATGATGAATATAAAATATCATGGTTATCTAGAGTAGAATTGGGATACAACAGGCATATAGCTAAAAGAAAGCTCAATCTTCATGAAACATTTGAGAACAAGGGAGAGTATAATACTTATTCTGTAGCGTTTGACAACAGGATTACTAAAGTTATATATACAGACTTGTCTAAACAGTTAGATGTATATGCTGATCTAGATTTAGAATATGGAAAAATAGATGGCTTTAAAGAAAGTTCTGGAAGCAAAGGTGGGTTAGAATTACAAATCAAGAGTAATGATTACCTAAGTGCACAAATAGGAGCAGGAGTAAAAGCATCTCAAAGAATTTATACAGTAAATGATATATCTGTAAAAGTAACAGCAGATGTAAAATATGCATATGAATTTGGAGATAACTATGATGGAAACAAAGCAAAACTTAAAAATGGAGGAGAAGGATATTATAGTTTAATCACTCCAGAAGAAAAAGAAGGAAAACTAACAGGAAAAGTTGGTCTTACATTAGAAAAAGCTAACCATATGGGGATGACATTTGAAATAGAAGCAATGGATGAAAGTAATAAACAAGATTCATCTATTAAATATGGAGTAAGATTTAATTACAAATTTTAA
- a CDS encoding putative transcriptional regulator, with the protein MNIINKESEYALLILDYLAKFSNDKIIGSKEISSGLCISPNITLKLLRTLTSKKILKSFRGKEGGYMLVKKNINYYEIIELIQGKIFKKKTKDNENKILLSLYEFNQSYIKKLKSAKIGSNL; encoded by the coding sequence ATGAATATTATAAATAAAGAAAGTGAATATGCTCTTTTAATCTTAGATTATTTAGCAAAATTTTCTAATGATAAGATAATAGGCTCTAAAGAAATAAGTAGTGGTTTATGTATTTCTCCTAATATAACTTTAAAACTTTTAAGAACATTGACAAGCAAGAAAATTTTAAAATCTTTTAGAGGAAAGGAAGGAGGATATATGCTTGTAAAAAAAAATATTAATTATTATGAAATAATTGAACTAATTCAAGGAAAAATTTTTAAGAAAAAAACGAAGGATAATGAAAATAAAATTTTATTAAGTTTATATGAATTCAATCAGTCATATATAAAAAAACTTAAGAGTGCTAAAATAGGTTCCAATTTATGA
- a CDS encoding putative membrane protein gives MNEDYLKIGIYESIKTINDFLKKVFLWMSVNSLFMVFLFMNLYFKIHISFKYLPMVIILKIYLIFLIKYKFEKLNYNLLKFLFFLYFLINVIFFNMLSLIINYNFICYILGIKFFVFLFVTLFSYNIKDDISSYRHFFIIYIKFILIISLISFLFATSLFYYLISILGITIFFILVLQKTNKIKKIVLKKNLTDKELKKYVLKGLIEYDLCALILP, from the coding sequence ATGAATGAAGACTATTTAAAGATTGGTATTTATGAAAGTATAAAAACAATTAATGATTTTTTAAAAAAAGTTTTTTTATGGATGTCTGTTAATTCTTTATTTATGGTATTTTTATTTATGAACTTATATTTTAAGATACATATATCTTTTAAGTATTTACCAATGGTTATTATTTTAAAGATATATCTTATATTTTTGATTAAATATAAATTTGAAAAACTGAATTATAATCTTTTAAAATTTTTATTTTTTTTATATTTTCTTATTAATGTAATATTTTTTAATATGCTTTCTTTAATCATTAATTATAATTTTATTTGTTATATTTTAGGGATAAAATTCTTTGTATTCTTATTTGTTACATTATTTTCATATAATATAAAAGATGATATAAGTAGCTATAGGCATTTTTTTATAATATACATTAAATTTATATTAATAATTTCATTAATTAGTTTTTTATTTGCAACTTCTCTTTTTTATTATTTAATAAGTATTTTAGGTATTACTATTTTTTTTATACTTGTACTTCAAAAGACAAATAAAATAAAAAAAATAGTTTTAAAAAAGAATTTAACTGATAAAGAATTAAAGAAATATGTATTAAAAGGTTTAATTGAATATGATTTATGTGCTTTAATATTACCTTAA